In Stomoxys calcitrans chromosome 2, idStoCalc2.1, whole genome shotgun sequence, the following proteins share a genomic window:
- the LOC106087271 gene encoding uncharacterized protein LOC106087271, with product MAAGEVYATLVLKVRITIELQDFNRLDLSYILKVAPDKEELAEIYQNFFNTETAVYNQVIPELEEMYRQVGLNIQFAPKTFQLGPEVPSLNILLEDLNIRNFKHVNRLEGLDLEHIQAVLRKLAQFHAASAFRVIKKGSYDKKVTPDMDNHYPRYILNQMVDSFTQPFLKNLTYCKNGGKYKDVMKNFMFHAVEKIIRARKPHPYYFNALNHGDCWSNNILFKYSDDGKVEDLLFIDFQNTNYGSPAQDIFYFIITSTNINIKISKFEYLIYYYHQQLEEHLWILKHPLEQIPSLRELHQQLIVYGFWATITSSITMGVALMDPLQNAIFYADNQKLSSDHKNAMYSNPLYIQHMNTLLPWLASRGYMETDEFVYTSTS from the exons ATGGCAGCTGGAGAAGTTTATGCAACACTAGTATTGAAAGTGAGGATAACTATAGAACTTCAGGATTTCAATAGACTAGACCTATCATATATTTTAAAAGTGGCCCCTGATAAAGAGGAACTAGCTGAAATTTACCAGAACTTCTTTAACACGGAAACTGCTGTCTACAATCAAGTGATACCGGAATTAGAAGAAATGTACCGTCAAGTTGGTTTAAATATTCAATTTGCTCCAAAAACCTTTCAACTTGGTCCAGAAGTTCCTTCTCTTAATATTCTTTTGGAGGATTTAAATATACGAAATTTCAAACATGTTAATCGTTTGGAGGGGTTGGACTTGGAGCATATACAAGCTGTACTCCGAAAACTGGCACAATTTCATGCAGCATCAGCTTTTAGAGTTATCAAAAAGGGATCCTATGATAAGAAAGTAACTCCTGATATGGATAATCACTATCCACGTTACATACTGAATCAAATGGTGGATTCGTTTACACAGCCGTTTTTGAAGAATTTGACATACTGCAAGAATGGTGGTAAATATAAAGATGTTATG aaaaattttatgtttcatgCGGTTGAAAAGATAATTAGGGCACGCAAACCACATCCGTATTATTTCAATGCACTTAATCATGGTGACTGTTGGTCCAACAATATCCTATTCAAGTACTCTGATGATGGCAAAGTGGAAGATCTTCTCTTCATCGATTTCCAAAACACCAATTATGGTTCGCCGGCCCAAGATATCTTCTATTTTATTATTACATCAACTAATATAAACATtaagatatcaaaatttgaataccTTATTTACTATTATCATCAGCAGCTAGAAGAGCATTTGTGGATTCTCAAACATCCTTTGGAGCAGATCCCGAGTTTGAGGGAACTACACCAACAGCTTATTGTATATGGCTTCTGGGCCACCATAACGTCATCAATCACTATGGGAGTTGCTCTAATGGATCCTCTCCAAAATGCCATATTTTATGCTGATAACCAAAAATTATCGAGTGATCACAAGAACGCCATGTATTCGAATCCACTTTACATACAGCATATGAATACGTTGCTGCCATGGTTGGCTAGTCGAGGTTACATGGAGACAGA TGAATTTGTTTACACTTCTACCTCGTAG